The Fusobacterium necrophorum subsp. necrophorum genome has a window encoding:
- a CDS encoding VacJ family lipoprotein: MKTKLFFLLLFSFLSVSMIAETPENNPLEKDEVQEITDYFGDYDPWEAFNRRVYHFNYGFDKYFFVPIVEGYQKIIPAFVQHRISNFFDNTKNINSLGNALAQTKGRKALRSLGRLSINMVLGLGGLFDVASALGMPKPYEDFGLTLAHYGVPRGPYLILPLLGPSYLRDAFGIVVDNNLVGRIEISLPRRYSFPLSAIDKKSRVPFRFYGTNSPFEYEYVRFLYKKYRTVQEETHQNFKIGGI, translated from the coding sequence ATGAAAACTAAACTATTTTTTCTGTTACTTTTCTCTTTTCTTTCCGTTTCGATGATAGCAGAAACTCCGGAAAACAATCCTTTAGAAAAGGATGAGGTACAAGAAATCACGGACTATTTTGGAGACTATGACCCTTGGGAAGCTTTTAACCGTAGAGTATATCATTTTAACTATGGCTTTGATAAATATTTTTTTGTACCTATCGTAGAGGGGTATCAGAAAATCATTCCAGCTTTTGTACAACATCGAATTAGTAATTTCTTCGATAATACAAAAAATATAAATAGTTTAGGGAATGCTTTGGCACAGACAAAGGGGAGAAAGGCTTTGCGTTCTTTGGGACGCTTGAGTATCAATATGGTTCTAGGCTTGGGAGGGCTTTTTGATGTCGCAAGTGCTTTGGGAATGCCGAAGCCCTATGAAGATTTTGGGTTGACACTAGCCCATTATGGAGTTCCTAGAGGGCCTTACTTAATTCTTCCTCTTTTAGGACCGAGCTATTTACGAGATGCCTTTGGGATTGTTGTGGATAATAATTTAGTAGGCAGGATAGAAATTTCTCTTCCTAGGAGATATAGCTTTCCGCTTTCCGCGATTGATAAAAAATCAAGAGTTCCTTTCCGGTTTTATGGAACGAATTCTCCATTTGAATATGAATATGTCAGATTTTTATACAAAAAATATAGAACAGTACAAGAGGAAACTCATCAAAACTTTAAGATAGGAGGGATTTAA
- a CDS encoding Na/Pi cotransporter family protein translates to MYFQVLCTVVGGLGIFLLGMDNMSSGMQKIAGPRLKKILATLTTNRVLGIFTGILITALVQSSSVSTVMTIGFVNASLLTLKQALGIILGANIGTTITGWLLAMNIGKYGLPIVGVAAILLMFKKEDKIKIRLRTLMGFGFIFLGLQLMSDGLRPLRDLPEFVNMFQAFQANSYLGVLKVALVGAAITGIVQSSAATLGITITLASQGLIDYPTAVALVLGENVGTTITALLASLGASSNAKRAAYAHTLINLIGVLWVTAIFPYYLFALENILDPMHHMGAAIASAHTFFNICNVILLIPFIGMFDTFLQKVVPNDENMEEGEMKVTKLSAMGKMLPTVIIDQTKNEVLTMGKYIKHIFFRLEELYEDSEKISVNVAEINEVEDKLDLYEKEINNVNYALLNRTLNQEYIEKTRRNLLVCDEYETISDYIGRIGDSIEKLQEHNILIEGFRVEILKDLNDKIVKFFQHIHHGYESKEMKYFSDGIDEYNEIKNFCKMKRKEHFKDNTENIIPSRLNTEFSDIINYYQRAADHIYNIIEYYMKL, encoded by the coding sequence ATGTATTTTCAGGTATTATGTACCGTTGTAGGAGGACTGGGAATTTTTTTGTTGGGAATGGATAATATGTCCTCCGGAATGCAGAAAATTGCAGGACCACGTTTGAAAAAGATTTTGGCAACTTTAACGACCAATCGGGTACTGGGAATTTTTACAGGGATTCTCATAACCGCTTTGGTACAATCTTCTTCGGTCAGTACCGTGATGACGATTGGATTTGTCAATGCATCTTTGTTGACCTTAAAACAAGCCTTAGGAATTATTTTAGGAGCGAATATCGGGACTACTATTACAGGTTGGTTACTTGCCATGAATATTGGAAAATACGGTTTGCCAATTGTGGGAGTCGCCGCCATTCTCTTAATGTTTAAAAAGGAAGATAAGATCAAGATTCGTTTACGAACTTTGATGGGCTTCGGATTTATTTTTTTGGGATTACAGCTTATGAGTGACGGGCTGCGACCTTTACGGGACTTACCGGAATTTGTGAACATGTTTCAAGCCTTTCAAGCCAATTCCTATTTGGGAGTGTTAAAAGTAGCTTTGGTGGGAGCCGCTATTACCGGAATTGTGCAATCTTCCGCTGCTACTTTGGGGATTACGATTACCTTGGCAAGTCAAGGTTTGATTGATTATCCGACGGCGGTAGCTTTGGTGCTGGGAGAAAATGTAGGAACGACAATTACGGCCTTATTGGCTTCCCTTGGAGCTTCTTCCAATGCAAAACGGGCAGCCTATGCTCATACTTTAATCAATCTCATCGGAGTGCTATGGGTCACTGCTATTTTCCCTTACTATTTATTCGCTTTGGAGAATATTTTGGATCCGATGCATCATATGGGAGCGGCGATTGCTTCCGCTCATACTTTTTTCAATATTTGTAATGTTATCTTATTGATTCCCTTTATAGGTATGTTTGATACATTCTTACAAAAAGTAGTACCAAATGATGAAAACATGGAAGAAGGGGAAATGAAGGTTACCAAGCTTTCCGCCATGGGAAAAATGTTGCCTACCGTAATTATTGATCAAACCAAGAACGAAGTACTGACCATGGGAAAATACATTAAACATATTTTCTTCCGTTTGGAAGAATTGTATGAAGACTCTGAAAAAATATCTGTTAATGTGGCAGAAATCAATGAAGTGGAAGACAAATTGGATCTGTATGAAAAGGAAATCAATAACGTGAATTATGCTCTTTTGAATCGAACTTTAAATCAGGAGTATATTGAAAAAACCAGAAGAAATTTACTGGTTTGCGATGAATATGAAACCATTAGTGACTATATTGGAAGAATTGGGGACTCTATCGAAAAATTGCAGGAACATAACATCCTGATTGAAGGGTTTCGAGTAGAAATTTTGAAGGATTTAAATGATAAAATTGTGAAATTCTTTCAACATATTCATCATGGCTATGAAAGCAAAGAAATGAAGTATTTTTCTGATGGAATTGACGAATACAATGAAATTAAAAA
- a CDS encoding PolC-type DNA polymerase III: MSSKEIRMKPGKELLERLGIQFIQLEEIRYSERRNILRVFCILPTYLAISELERLYQDLQITFGRDIKIEFSSKLLDSHIPKEALKNIVDLAIQRLRKTEPRFKSFLCSYRIFIEENDIYLEVNTDCGIEIIEDGHGSQKLEAVLYEYGLRQYSVHIEKGDFTAENLHREKERKAEIRKIEEKAIQEQSEIAAKAAAKTLSLQQTSEFSKRTNGGFSRNKTREIKGTPIAMKDFGEVMEEDTCIVEGEIFSLEDRELSTGNILKILWITDETNSVAAKLFLKKEESLEIAKHDYVRVEGKVQIDSYAQNEKVIMIQAINRLEKNKKKKEDNEEEKMVELHTHSKMSEMVGVTEVSDIIKRAKQYGHSAVAITDYGVVHSFPAAHKAASENGLKAILGCEAYMVDDTLAMVHNLREDQELEKASFVVYDLETLGFNSHEGKIIEIGAVKIVEKRIVDRFSQLINPGRSIPQNIVDVTNITDSMVQNEPKLEEVLPNFLEFIQGSILVAHNADFDIGYLKQQCKKYGYSDFNPAFIDTLQMAKDLYPELKQFGLGPLNKKLGLSLENHHRAVDDCQATGNMFLIFLDKYLERGITKLSQMQEAFPVNTKKQNTRNIMLLAKNRQGLENLNRLVSDAHLYHFGNRKPRVLKSALEKYREGLLVGCSLTGHSINDSELFHDYSTGNIDRIPEKISFYDYIELLPRQAYAENIEYNGTGLISGNSYIEAMNQYFYSLAKEKGILVTGSSNVHYLDPEEAKIRTILLYGSGMVHGAKAYKTDNGFYFRSTGELLKEFSYLGEEAAKEIVVKNTNKIAEKVEGIKPIPDGFYPPSIENAEETVREMTYEKAYRIYGNPLPEIVAKRLERELNAIIGHGFSVLYLSAQKLVKKSLDNGYLVGSRGSVGSSLVAFMMGITEVNALYPHYICTNPDCKHAEFIEREGVGIDLPEKRCPKCNQMYKRDGYSIPFEVFMGFNGDKVPDIDLNFSGEYQSEIHRYCEELFGKENVFKAGTISTLAEKNAAGYVRKYFEDNGIAISQAEVVRLAKKCEGAKKTTGQHPGGMVVVPADHTIFEFCPVQKPANDETSDSITTHYDYHVMDEQLVKLDILGHDDPTTIKLLQEYTGLDIYEIPLSDPDTLKIFSGTESLGVTAEQIGSEVATFGIPEFGTPFVRQMLLDTRPTTFAELVRISGLSHGTDVWLNNAQEFIRQKQATLSEVITVRDDIMNYLIDQGIEKGTAFKIMEFVRKGKPSKDLEGWKKYSDLMKEKNVKDWYIESCRRIKYMFPKGHAVAYVMMAIRIAYFKVHYPLAFYAAYLSRKAEDFNFETLGTPEKARNRLEELSKEGKLDVKKKAEQALCEVMIEMEARHIELLPIDLYHSAGKKFLIEGDKIRVPLIALAGLGGSVIDNILEERQKESFISIEDFKKRTKVSQTIVEKMKDLKIIENMNETNQISLF; the protein is encoded by the coding sequence ATGTCAAGCAAAGAAATCAGGATGAAGCCTGGAAAAGAATTGTTGGAAAGACTAGGAATCCAATTCATACAGTTGGAGGAAATTCGTTATTCAGAACGAAGAAACATACTGCGTGTTTTTTGCATTCTTCCGACGTATCTTGCGATTTCCGAGTTGGAACGATTGTACCAGGATTTACAAATTACCTTTGGACGGGATATTAAAATTGAATTTAGTTCGAAACTTTTAGATTCTCATATTCCGAAAGAAGCATTGAAAAATATCGTGGATCTTGCGATTCAAAGATTACGAAAAACAGAGCCAAGATTTAAGTCTTTCCTATGCAGTTATCGAATTTTTATTGAGGAAAATGACATTTATTTGGAGGTCAATACGGATTGTGGAATTGAAATTATTGAGGATGGACATGGAAGTCAAAAATTGGAGGCAGTACTCTATGAGTATGGACTGCGACAATATTCCGTTCATATTGAAAAAGGAGATTTCACGGCAGAAAATTTGCATCGGGAAAAGGAAAGAAAAGCAGAAATTCGTAAAATAGAGGAGAAAGCAATTCAGGAACAAAGTGAAATTGCTGCAAAGGCGGCGGCAAAGACTCTTTCCTTACAACAAACGAGTGAATTTTCAAAGCGAACAAATGGAGGCTTCTCCAGAAACAAAACGAGAGAAATTAAAGGGACTCCGATTGCAATGAAAGATTTCGGAGAAGTCATGGAAGAAGATACCTGTATTGTGGAAGGGGAAATTTTCTCTTTGGAAGACAGAGAGCTTTCGACAGGGAATATTCTGAAAATCCTATGGATTACCGATGAAACAAATTCTGTTGCTGCCAAATTATTTTTAAAGAAAGAGGAAAGTTTAGAAATTGCGAAGCATGACTATGTCAGAGTGGAAGGAAAGGTGCAAATTGACAGCTATGCTCAAAATGAAAAAGTTATTATGATACAGGCAATCAATCGTTTGGAAAAAAACAAAAAGAAAAAAGAGGACAACGAAGAAGAAAAGATGGTGGAGCTTCACACTCATAGCAAAATGAGTGAAATGGTAGGAGTCACAGAAGTTTCCGACATCATCAAGCGAGCGAAACAATATGGACATTCTGCGGTAGCGATCACAGATTATGGGGTGGTTCACTCGTTTCCGGCAGCTCACAAGGCAGCTTCCGAGAATGGCTTAAAAGCAATTTTAGGTTGTGAAGCTTATATGGTAGATGATACCTTGGCGATGGTTCATAATCTTCGAGAAGATCAGGAATTGGAAAAGGCGAGTTTTGTCGTCTATGACTTGGAAACATTGGGATTTAACTCTCATGAGGGAAAAATTATTGAAATTGGAGCGGTTAAAATTGTAGAAAAAAGAATTGTCGATCGTTTTTCACAACTGATCAATCCGGGACGAAGCATTCCTCAAAATATTGTAGATGTTACCAATATTACAGACAGCATGGTACAAAATGAACCGAAGTTGGAAGAAGTTCTTCCTAACTTTTTAGAATTTATACAGGGAAGTATTTTAGTGGCTCACAATGCGGATTTCGATATCGGATATTTAAAGCAACAATGCAAAAAGTACGGATATTCCGATTTTAATCCTGCTTTTATAGACACCTTACAAATGGCAAAGGATTTATATCCTGAGTTAAAGCAATTTGGATTGGGACCTTTGAATAAAAAATTGGGTTTGTCTTTGGAAAATCATCACAGGGCAGTGGATGACTGTCAAGCGACCGGAAATATGTTTTTGATTTTCTTGGATAAATATTTGGAACGAGGCATTACAAAACTATCTCAAATGCAGGAAGCTTTTCCTGTCAACACCAAGAAACAAAATACAAGAAATATCATGTTGTTGGCAAAAAATAGACAGGGACTTGAGAATTTGAATCGTTTGGTATCGGATGCCCATCTATATCATTTTGGAAATCGAAAACCGAGAGTTTTGAAATCGGCTTTGGAAAAATACCGGGAAGGATTGTTGGTAGGTTGCTCTTTAACGGGACATTCCATCAATGACAGCGAATTGTTTCATGATTATTCGACAGGAAATATAGACAGAATTCCGGAAAAAATTTCTTTCTATGATTATATTGAATTGTTACCGAGACAGGCCTATGCGGAAAACATAGAGTACAACGGGACGGGTTTAATTTCAGGAAATTCTTATATTGAAGCGATGAATCAATACTTTTATTCTCTCGCTAAGGAAAAAGGAATCCTTGTGACAGGAAGTTCCAATGTCCATTATTTAGATCCTGAAGAAGCAAAAATAAGAACGATTTTGCTCTATGGGAGTGGAATGGTACATGGAGCGAAAGCCTACAAAACAGACAACGGTTTTTATTTTCGCAGTACCGGAGAATTATTGAAAGAATTTTCCTATTTAGGAGAAGAAGCTGCGAAAGAAATTGTGGTGAAAAATACAAACAAGATTGCAGAAAAAGTGGAAGGGATCAAACCAATTCCGGACGGCTTCTATCCTCCTTCCATTGAAAATGCAGAGGAAACAGTACGAGAAATGACTTATGAAAAAGCCTATCGTATTTATGGAAATCCCTTACCGGAAATTGTCGCAAAACGTTTGGAACGAGAATTGAATGCAATTATTGGACACGGATTTTCCGTCTTGTATCTCTCTGCACAAAAATTGGTAAAAAAATCTTTGGACAATGGATATTTAGTGGGATCTCGAGGTTCTGTAGGTTCTTCTTTAGTGGCTTTTATGATGGGAATTACTGAGGTAAATGCTTTGTATCCCCATTATATTTGTACCAATCCGGACTGTAAACATGCAGAGTTTATCGAACGGGAGGGAGTGGGAATTGACTTGCCGGAAAAAAGGTGTCCAAAATGCAATCAAATGTACAAACGAGACGGATATTCGATCCCTTTTGAAGTATTTATGGGCTTTAACGGGGATAAGGTACCGGATATTGACCTCAATTTTTCCGGAGAATATCAATCGGAAATTCATAGATATTGCGAAGAGCTGTTTGGAAAAGAAAACGTATTTAAGGCAGGAACCATTTCTACCCTAGCAGAAAAGAATGCGGCAGGGTATGTCCGAAAATATTTTGAAGACAACGGTATAGCCATCAGTCAGGCAGAAGTGGTACGACTGGCTAAAAAGTGTGAGGGAGCAAAGAAAACGACAGGACAGCATCCGGGAGGAATGGTTGTTGTTCCCGCTGATCATACTATTTTTGAATTTTGTCCGGTGCAAAAGCCTGCCAATGATGAAACGAGTGATTCGATTACCACACATTACGACTATCATGTTATGGATGAACAATTAGTAAAATTGGATATTTTAGGCCATGACGATCCGACAACCATAAAATTATTGCAGGAATACACTGGCTTGGATATTTATGAGATTCCTCTGTCGGACCCGGATACCTTAAAGATTTTTTCCGGTACGGAATCGTTAGGAGTCACTGCGGAACAAATTGGTTCAGAAGTGGCAACTTTTGGAATTCCGGAATTTGGAACTCCTTTTGTACGACAAATGTTGTTGGATACCAGACCGACTACCTTTGCGGAGTTGGTTCGGATTTCTGGTTTATCCCATGGAACGGATGTTTGGTTAAACAATGCTCAAGAATTTATTCGACAGAAACAGGCAACCCTTTCTGAAGTGATTACGGTCCGGGATGACATTATGAACTATTTGATTGATCAGGGAATTGAAAAAGGAACCGCTTTTAAAATCATGGAGTTTGTTCGAAAAGGAAAGCCAAGTAAGGATTTGGAAGGCTGGAAAAAATATTCTGATTTGATGAAAGAAAAAAATGTCAAAGATTGGTATATTGAGTCCTGTCGTAGAATTAAATACATGTTTCCAAAAGGACATGCTGTTGCCTATGTTATGATGGCAATCCGAATTGCTTATTTTAAAGTACACTATCCTTTGGCGTTTTATGCGGCTTATCTATCCAGAAAGGCGGAAGATTTTAATTTTGAAACCTTGGGAACTCCGGAGAAAGCAAGAAATCGATTGGAAGAACTTTCTAAAGAAGGAAAATTGGATGTCAAGAAAAAGGCGGAACAAGCTCTTTGTGAAGTCATGATCGAAATGGAAGCAAGACATATTGAATTGTTACCCATTGATTTATATCATTCTGCCGGAAAGAAATTTTTGATTGAGGGAGATAAAATTCGAGTTCCTTTAATTGCTTTGGCAGGACTGGGAGGCTCAGTCATTGATAACATTTTAGAAGAACGACAAAAAGAAAGTTTTATTTCCATCGAGGATTTTAAGAAAAGGACGAAGGTTTCTCAAACCATTGTAGAAAAAATGAAAGATTTAAAAATTATAGAAAATATGAATGAAACGAATCAAATTTCATTATTTTAA
- the pepV gene encoding dipeptidase PepV yields MNLQKEILKYKDDVVQGIQEMIRVPSVKSEALEGKPFGEGPANALHAFLEYAEKLGFHTENFDNYAGHIDMGEGEETLGILAHVDVVPVGEGWTYPPFSGTIADGKIFGRGTLDDKGPAMMCLYCMKALQDLKIPLRRKIRMIIGADEESGSACLKHYFQTLKMPHPDYAFTPDSSFPVTFAEKGAVRVKIVKKFKTLEEVMLRGGNAFNSVAEKVRANFPSALVSGLESKERVKVEEEDGISEVFVQGVAAHGAKPHLGVNAIQVLFDYLKDCEIHNEEFRELVELFKKYFKMETDGASFGVNFSDEESGNLSLNVGMISLEDNQLEICIDMRCPVLVDNQKVIDTMKPKVEAAGFDFVLYSNTKPLYFPKDSFLVKTLMEVYQEITGDYESEPVAIGGGTYAKQTTNAVAFGALLKSQKDLMHQKDEYLEIDKLDILLPIFIEAIYRLAK; encoded by the coding sequence TTGAACTTACAAAAAGAAATATTGAAATACAAAGATGATGTAGTACAAGGAATTCAAGAAATGATACGAGTACCGAGTGTAAAATCGGAAGCTTTGGAGGGAAAACCCTTTGGAGAGGGACCTGCCAATGCGTTACATGCTTTTTTGGAATATGCAGAAAAATTAGGCTTCCATACAGAAAATTTTGATAATTATGCAGGGCATATTGATATGGGAGAGGGAGAGGAGACCTTAGGAATTTTAGCTCATGTGGATGTGGTGCCTGTGGGAGAGGGTTGGACCTATCCTCCTTTTAGCGGAACAATTGCCGATGGAAAAATCTTTGGAAGAGGAACCTTAGATGATAAAGGACCGGCGATGATGTGTCTCTATTGTATGAAAGCTCTGCAAGATTTGAAAATTCCTTTACGTCGAAAAATTCGAATGATCATCGGTGCGGATGAAGAAAGCGGAAGTGCTTGTTTGAAGCATTATTTTCAAACTTTGAAAATGCCTCATCCGGATTATGCATTTACTCCGGACAGTTCTTTTCCGGTAACCTTTGCGGAAAAAGGAGCAGTTCGCGTTAAAATTGTGAAAAAATTTAAAACCTTGGAAGAGGTGATGCTTCGAGGAGGAAATGCGTTCAACTCCGTGGCGGAGAAAGTTCGAGCAAATTTTCCGAGTGCTTTGGTATCCGGTTTGGAAAGCAAAGAAAGAGTGAAAGTGGAAGAAGAAGACGGAATTTCGGAAGTCTTTGTGCAAGGAGTTGCCGCTCATGGGGCAAAACCGCATTTGGGAGTGAATGCGATTCAAGTTTTGTTTGACTACTTAAAGGATTGTGAGATTCATAATGAAGAATTTCGAGAATTGGTAGAACTGTTCAAAAAATATTTTAAAATGGAGACGGACGGAGCTTCTTTCGGTGTTAATTTTTCAGATGAAGAGTCCGGAAATTTAAGTTTGAATGTTGGAATGATTTCTTTGGAAGATAATCAATTGGAAATTTGCATTGATATGCGATGCCCGGTATTGGTCGATAATCAAAAAGTGATTGATACCATGAAACCGAAAGTGGAAGCTGCCGGATTTGACTTTGTACTATATTCCAATACCAAACCATTGTATTTTCCGAAAGACAGTTTTTTAGTGAAAACCTTAATGGAGGTGTATCAAGAAATAACCGGCGATTATGAATCCGAGCCTGTGGCTATCGGTGGAGGAACTTATGCAAAGCAAACAACGAATGCGGTAGCTTTTGGAGCACTTTTAAAATCGCAAAAAGATTTGATGCATCAAAAAGATGAGTATTTGGAAATTGATAAATTAGATATTTTACTACCTATTTTTATCGAAGCAATATATCGATTGGCAAAATAA
- a CDS encoding RNA methyltransferase, whose translation MRKQIYLALVHYPVYNKRREVVCTSVTNFDIHDISRTCSTYDIKGYRLVVPADAQKKLTERILGYWQEGFGGNYNKDREEAFLRTRVAESIEEVIQEIENVEGKRPKIVTTSARCFPNTISFSSLQEKLFEVEEQPYLLLFGTGWGLTDEVMAMSNYILEPIRANAKYNHLSVRAAVAIIIDRLLGEN comes from the coding sequence ATGAGAAAACAAATTTATTTAGCTTTAGTACATTATCCGGTGTACAATAAAAGAAGAGAGGTTGTTTGTACTTCGGTGACAAATTTTGACATTCATGATATTTCAAGAACTTGTAGTACTTATGACATCAAAGGTTATCGTTTGGTGGTACCGGCAGATGCCCAAAAAAAGTTAACGGAGAGAATTTTAGGATATTGGCAAGAGGGCTTTGGAGGAAATTATAACAAAGATAGAGAAGAAGCTTTTTTGCGAACAAGAGTGGCGGAGAGCATAGAAGAAGTGATACAAGAAATTGAAAATGTAGAGGGAAAACGACCTAAAATTGTTACAACTTCAGCCAGATGCTTTCCAAATACCATTTCTTTTTCTTCTCTGCAGGAGAAGCTATTTGAAGTGGAAGAGCAGCCTTATTTATTACTGTTTGGAACAGGTTGGGGACTTACCGATGAAGTCATGGCAATGTCGAATTATATTCTGGAACCTATTCGAGCAAATGCAAAGTACAACCACTTATCCGTGAGAGCGGCAGTGGCTATTATAATAGATCGTTTATTGGGAGAGAACTAA
- a CDS encoding phosphatidylglycerol lysyltransferase domain-containing protein, which translates to MWKKLEIESKEVIDAYTKHRFHICDFAFTNLFLWSRGETIEYREIEDVLCLRGYYNDRIYYFMPIPKEESEGNIAAMKRQMDSMLEEGAPICYVSDYWMEVLKDDYVFEEVRDSFDYVYRVEDLAFLKGRKFAKKKNHISKFKRSYPDFRFEEITLANLEEVKKFQSQWCFCRECEKEEVLRNENIGILSLLDHFEVLELKGSVLKVNEEIVGFSLGEILDQDYVLIHIEKAIADYVGSYQILNSLFLQQHFLEYQYVNREDDFGEEGLREAKQSYHPAFLLKKYNVISKK; encoded by the coding sequence ATGTGGAAAAAACTAGAAATTGAAAGCAAAGAAGTGATCGATGCTTATACCAAACATCGTTTTCATATTTGTGATTTTGCTTTCACCAATTTATTTCTTTGGAGTCGCGGGGAAACAATTGAATATCGGGAAATAGAAGACGTACTCTGTTTACGGGGATACTATAATGACCGAATATACTATTTTATGCCGATTCCTAAGGAAGAAAGCGAAGGAAATATAGCGGCGATGAAAAGACAAATGGACAGTATGTTGGAGGAAGGAGCTCCCATTTGTTATGTTTCAGACTATTGGATGGAAGTATTAAAAGATGATTATGTATTTGAAGAAGTTCGAGATTCTTTCGACTATGTCTATCGTGTCGAGGATCTTGCCTTTTTAAAAGGAAGAAAATTTGCCAAAAAGAAAAATCATATCAGTAAATTCAAAAGAAGCTATCCGGATTTTCGTTTTGAAGAAATCACGCTTGCCAATTTGGAGGAAGTCAAAAAATTTCAGAGCCAATGGTGCTTCTGTCGAGAATGTGAAAAAGAAGAAGTATTACGAAATGAAAATATAGGAATTCTGTCGTTATTGGATCATTTTGAAGTCTTGGAGCTGAAAGGTTCCGTTTTAAAGGTAAACGAAGAGATTGTAGGATTCAGTTTGGGAGAGATCTTGGATCAGGACTATGTATTGATTCATATTGAAAAGGCAATTGCAGACTATGTGGGAAGTTATCAGATTTTAAACAGCCTATTTTTACAACAACATTTTTTAGAATATCAGTATGTGAATCGGGAGGATGATTTTGGAGAGGAAGGACTTCGAGAGGCAAAGCAGTCCTATCATCCCGCCTTCTTATTAAAAAAATACAATGTTATTTCAAAAAAATAA
- the ilvA gene encoding threonine ammonia-lyase produces MVTLEKIQEAKKCIGDSVRKTPILNCPKLGVQTGNDVYFKLENLQQTGSFKLRGALNKIAHLSEEEKKCGVIASSAGNHAQGVALGATAKGIKATIVMPAGAPLSKVRATKEYGAEVVLHGAVYDNAYQKALEIQKETGAIFLHPFDDEEVIAGQGTIGLEILEQLPDVDAVLVPIGGGGILAGIATAIKSLKPEVKVIGVEAAGAASMTLALEKGECCDIEQCSTIADGIAVRKVGCKTLELVKKYVDEVITVTEDEIVQGIFYLLEKSKLVAEGAGASGVAALLAGKVNLKGKKVCAVISGGNVDMNFIEKIVNKALVLNGQRHEITVYISDKPGEMEKLTRVLHEQNANIIYISQTKYRASLAITEVKVDLVVECRDKEHQEEIHLALENNGARIAG; encoded by the coding sequence ATGGTAACACTGGAAAAAATTCAAGAAGCAAAAAAGTGTATTGGAGATTCCGTTCGAAAGACCCCGATATTGAATTGTCCAAAATTAGGAGTACAGACAGGAAACGATGTCTATTTTAAATTGGAAAATTTACAACAAACAGGATCTTTTAAACTTCGAGGAGCTTTGAATAAAATCGCACATTTGTCAGAGGAAGAAAAAAAATGTGGGGTTATTGCATCTTCGGCGGGAAATCATGCTCAAGGAGTGGCGTTAGGAGCAACGGCAAAGGGGATTAAAGCAACCATTGTAATGCCAGCGGGAGCTCCTTTGTCTAAGGTACGAGCGACAAAGGAATATGGAGCGGAAGTTGTCTTACATGGAGCGGTCTATGACAATGCCTATCAAAAAGCTTTGGAAATTCAAAAAGAAACAGGAGCTATTTTCTTACACCCTTTTGATGATGAGGAAGTGATAGCAGGACAGGGAACGATCGGACTTGAAATTTTAGAACAACTTCCCGATGTCGATGCCGTTTTGGTTCCTATCGGGGGTGGAGGAATCCTGGCAGGAATTGCCACAGCGATAAAATCTTTAAAACCGGAAGTAAAGGTGATCGGAGTGGAAGCGGCAGGGGCGGCCTCGATGACGCTTGCTTTGGAAAAAGGAGAATGTTGTGATATTGAGCAATGTTCTACGATTGCAGATGGAATTGCGGTGCGAAAAGTGGGATGTAAAACCTTGGAATTGGTAAAAAAATATGTGGATGAAGTGATTACCGTCACGGAAGATGAAATTGTACAGGGAATTTTCTATTTGTTGGAAAAGAGCAAATTAGTGGCGGAAGGAGCAGGGGCTTCCGGGGTCGCCGCCTTATTGGCAGGAAAAGTCAATTTGAAAGGAAAGAAAGTTTGTGCTGTGATTTCAGGTGGAAATGTAGATATGAACTTTATTGAAAAAATTGTAAATAAGGCCTTGGTATTGAATGGACAACGTCATGAAATTACCGTATATATTTCAGACAAACCGGGAGAAATGGAGAAGTTGACAAGGGTTCTTCATGAGCAAAATGCCAATATTATCTATATCAGTCAGACAAAATATAGAGCATCTCTAGCAATTACGGAAGTAAAAGTGGACTTGGTCGTAGAATGTAGAGATAAAGAACATCAGGAAGAGATTCATCTGGCTTTGGAAAACAATGGAGCAAGAATCGCAGGATAA